In Bombyx mori chromosome 11, ASM3026992v2, one genomic interval encodes:
- the CPH15 gene encoding cuticular protein hypothetical 15 precursor, with the protein MNKLVVLFSIFAAAVAKPSVVAPLAYSAIVPGVSSLSQYSTSVVHGSPLVAPAVYNAALIAPGVVPAVAALSQAPHSPAVVLDAVNGVPLDTPEVVAARAAHFQAKALSGYHHLRKRSVVAPVAYSSVVSPLAYSSPVVSAYSAPFVSAYSTPVVSPFSLYPKALSVHPW; encoded by the coding sequence ATGAACAAGCTGGTGGTGTTGTTTTCAATTTTCGCGGCCGCCGTCGCCAAGCCCAGTGTGGTGGCTCCTTTGGCCTACAGCGCTATCGTGCCTGGAGTTAGTTCGCTGTCCCAGTACAGCACCAGTGTGGTCCATGGATCGCCTCTGGTAGCTCCTGCTGTGTACAACGCTGCACTCATCGCTCCCGGTGTGGTTCCTGCAGTCGCCGCCCTCTCTCAAGCCCCGCACTCTCCTGCTGTCGTCTTGGATGCTGTTAACGGTGTCCCCCTCGACACTCCTGAGGTCGTCGCTGCCCGCGCCGCTCACTTCCAGGCAAAAGCTCTGTCTGGCTACCACCACCTCCGCAAGCGGTCTGTTGTCGCTCCCGTGGCCTACAGCTCTGTCGTCTCTCCCCTCGCCTACTCTTCCCCTGTAGTCTCCGCCTATTCAGCTCCCTTTGTATCGGCATATTCTACTCCTGTAGTTTCTCCTTTTTCCCTATACCCTAAAGCCCTTAGCGTCCACCCATGGTAA
- the CPH16 gene encoding cuticular protein hypothetical 16 precursor, which yields MNSLVVLLSLAALAAAKPSGLLTGPAITYSAPLIAAVPAAVSHQSRLDIKSSPAIVSTAAVAPIAVRTALAQPTVFAAPAAVVAPAAVSSQSRLDIKSTPAVTSTLVSGAPLAYSAISAPITTAAITPLAATAIAPALLNTFTPAIAAPSFVKTAQLVPAAIEAPAVPLDTPEVVAARAAHLEAKAQALADAHVVHKRSVVASVYSTSLGAPVVSTYSAAPVVSTHLTYSAPIVTPLVTKTYGIHTW from the coding sequence ATGAACTCGCTGGTGGTGTTATTATCTTTGGCAGCGTTAGCCGCCGCCAAGCCCTCAGGCCTTCTTACGGGTCCCGCAATCACCTACTCTGCCCCGCTGATCGCAGCTGTCCCGGCAGCCGTATCTCACCAATCTCGATTGGACATCAAATCATCTCCAGCCATCGTATCAACTGCAGCCGTAGCTCCGATCGCCGTCCGCACCGCCTTAGCTCAACCGACTGTCTTCGCTGCACCAGCAGCTGTCGTTGCCCCCGCAGCCGTCTCCAGCCAGTCGCGTCTTGACATCAAGTCTACTCCGGCCGTTACCAGTACGTTAGTTTCTGGTGCTCCTCTGGCGTACAGTGCAATCAGTGCCCCAATCACCACTGCTGCAATTACACCTCTTGCTGCAACGGCCATCGCACCTGCTCTTCTGAATACATTTACACCTGCTATTGCGGCACCCTCTTTTGTTAAGACCGCTCAGCTAGTACCGGCCGCAATCGAAGCACCAGCAGTCCCTCTTGACACTCCAGAAGTGGTCGCTGCTCGCGCCGCTCACCTGGAAGCTAAAGCTCAGGCTCTCGCTGACGCTCATGTAGTCCACAAGCGTTCAGTTGTTGCTTCAGTGTACTCCACTTCTTTGGGTGCTCCAGTGGTATCGACATACTCAGCAGCTCCTGTTGTCTCCACCCACCTCACATACTCTGCTCCTATCGTCACTCCCCTTGTAACGAAGACTTATGGAATTCATACTTGGTAA
- the CPH14 gene encoding cuticular protein hypothetical 14 precursor, whose amino-acid sequence MNKLVVLFSIFAAAVAKPSLVAPLAYSAVVPGVSSLSQYSTSVVHGSPLVAPALYNAALVAPGVVPAVAALSQAPHSPAVVLDAVNGVPLDTPEVVAARAAHFQAKALSGYHHLRKRSVVAPVAYSSVVSPVAYPSPVVSAYSAPFVSAYSTPVVSPLSLYPKTVGLRAW is encoded by the coding sequence ATGAACAAATTGGTGGTGTTGTTTTCAATCTTCGCGGCCGCCGTCGCCAAGCCAAGCTTGGTGGCTCCTTTGGCCTACAGCGCTGTCGTGCCTGGAGTTAGTTCGCTGTCCCAGTACAGCACCAGTGTGGTCCACGGATCGCCTCTGGTAGCTCCTGCTTTGTACAACGCTGCACTCGTCGCTCCCGGTGTGGTTCCTGCAGTCGCCGCCCTCTCTCAAGCCCCGCACTCTCCTGCTGTCGTCCTGGATGCTGTTAACGGTGTCCCTCTCGACACTCCTGAGGTCGTCGCTGCCCGCGCCGCTCACTTCCAGGCAAAAGCTTTGTCTGGCTACCACCACCTCCGCAAGCGGTCTGTCGTCGCTCCCGTGGCCTACAGCTCCGTCGTCTCTCCCGTCGCCTACCCTTCGCCTGTAGTCTCCGCCTATTCAGCTCCCTTTGTATCGGCATATTCTACTCCTGTAGTTTCTCCTCTTTCTCTATACCCCAAAACCGTTGGCCTCCGAGCATGGTGA
- the CPH17 gene encoding cuticular protein hypothetical 17 isoform X1, with translation MYKLVVFAAFLAVASAAPGPYGVPIAAPIAAPWGHGIVSAPLVSAGVVKTAVPVATSYANTVRIASPAVVAAHAPIVAAHAPIVAAHAPIVAAPAYAHGW, from the exons ATGTATAAGCTG GTTGTATTCGCCGCTTTCCTGGCCGTCGCCTCGGCTGCTCCAGGACCATATGGTGTGCCTATTGCAGCGCCCATCGCCGCACCTTGGGGCCATGGTATCGTCAGCGCCCCACTGGTGAGCGCTGGAGTAGTAAAAACTGCTGTGCCGGTCGCCACTTCTTACGCAAACACCGTTAGG ATCGCATCCCCCGCTGTGGTAGCTGCTCACGCACCGATTGTCGCCGCACACGCTCCCATCGTGGCTGCACACGCTCCCATCGTGGCTGCACCCGCCTATGCCCACGGCTGGTAA